CCTTGCTGCTCCTGCTACGCTTTTCGCTCTTCGAGTCGATGCGCCGGTGGAGGCGGTTGGGGTTGCGCTGTGCTGACGACCTGGGCTGGGACTTCATGCAGGCCGGTCTGCTGGTCTCGCTAGCGGTGGTCATTCTCTCCTGGATTCTGCCGGGCAGCTATGTCAATGCCGATGCTGCTCAGATCTGGGATCTTGACAGCAATCCCTGGGTGCAAGTCGAGAATGCCTGGAGCCGTCTCATCGCTGTCAATGGGGGAGTGGTCCCATCGAATCGCGGCAACTTTACCAATTCGCTGGTGCTTGGTGGCAATCCGCATCTGAACAGCGACATTGTTTTTCGCATCACGAGCAGCGAGGGAGGGCAATACATTGCCTCGCTGGCCTATGACATCTATGATGGGCGTGGCTGGTCGACCAGCCCCACGTACAGTATCTCACTGCCGAAGGGCCAGCAGATTCCGCCCGAAGGCGCACCGGTCCATGCCGTGACGTTGCAGATCACGGTTGTCGATCCCCCGGGCGAGCAGCAGCCCTATCTCTTCACGCCCTGGCAGGCAGGCCAGCTGGATCAACCCGCGGTCGTGCTGGTGAGCAAAAACACCACCAGCATTGTGGCCGTGCTGCGCAAAGGGCCCAAGCTTGCGGCAGGTGATCATTATACAGTCCAGTCGTATGCCTCCTCAGCGGATGTCAAGACGCTGGAGTCGGTACCTTTCCCCGCCACGGCGCCCAAGCTGCCGCCCAACTACGAGGGACCTTTGCCCACCGATTACTATGATCCTGTCCTCTTGCAGACCTATCTGCAGCTCCCGGGCCATCTTGATCCCAATATTCGCATCCTGGCGGAGCAAATTACTGCCAGGGCCCACACGATGTACGACAAGGCCGTGGCCTTAGAAAACTACTTCCGCGGCTATACCTACTCGGTCGATGTTCAGCTGCCCGCTGGCGATGAGCCGGTCTCCTGGCTACTCTTCCGCAGCGGGCATCGGGCATTTTGTAACTACTTTGCGACGGCGATGGCGGTAATGGCGCGCGAACTTGGGATGCCAGCGCGGGTAGTGACTGGCTATGCGCCGGGGACGTACGACCCCGCTACCCATCAATGGATTGTCCGCGGTACTCAGGCCCACGCCTGGACTCAGGTCTACTTTGCCGGCTATGGCTGGATCAATTTCGAGCCTTCGCCGGGCTTTCCAGCTTTCACGCGCCCGTTGCCCAATCAATATACTTCATCAGATAGTAGCTCGACGATCACGCCAGGTCAGGGAACTTCTCCTGGCATCACGACACCCCGCCGTCTCCCACTGCCGAACGATGAAGTTGGGGCAACGGGGAGCAGCACCCAGGAGGGTGGCTTGAGCTGGCAGCAGTCATTAAGCTACTTCGCCCTGAGCATCATCTTTGCTCTGGCCTGCCTGCTCATGCTCTTCGCCATCTGGTGGCGGAGGCTCTTCCGTCACTTGCGCTTGACAGCTCAGATCTACGGGCGCCTCTGTCTGCTGGCAAGCTGGGCCGGCCTCAGTCTGCGTCGCGCCGAGACGCCCCATGAATACATTCAGCGCCTCAGTCACGTAGCTCCCGAGCAGGCGCCGCTCTTGCAGCGTCTGGGAGACCTCTACGTGCGCGATCTGTGGGCCCCCCCGGGCAGCCCTGAGCACCCCGCCAGCTCGGGCGAAATGCGCGAAGCACCAGCCCTCTGGCGTCAGATTGAGCCGCGCCTCTTCCTTTACCTCCTGCGCCACCCCTATGTCCTGGCCAGAGCGCCAGTGCATCTTGTCCGCTGGCTTTGGGTGCACCTGTGCCATCTCTGGCGCAAGAACCGCTCGCTCGATTGGTCAGCGCCCACTGCTCTGAAAGATCTCTGACTGGTGAAGTGGGAAAGAGAGGGGAAGGTCAGGGCCAGGGGCCAGGGAGCCCTTGACCTGCTCTTCCTCTTTCGTTAAACTGTACTATGCCACCTTGGAGTTTTGCTATGCCAGGGTGGCCTGTGCCCTTTTAAGCTGATCCTTATGGAGTGATGCGATGATTGATCGTGTTGTGCTGGAACAGGATCGGGAGATGCTGGCCAGCATCCGGGAGCACCCTCTGGAGATCCCCGATGCTTATCCGGTGAAGCTGCAGGTGCTCGACCTGGCTCGCCACGTGGTGGTCGCCCCGGATGGAAAACGCTACGTGCTGGCGACCTTCGACGATCGCCGCCTGGGCCGCGGCTTTGTCACCGCTGTCTATCCTCAGCAGAACGGTTATCTCACCCTCTATCGGTTGGTAGTCTACGAGCATAGTAGCAATACCCCGCAAGAGGCGCTTGAGTGCCATAAACAGCTGGCAAAGATTATTCAGCAAGGGCAACTGATGGAGTTTGTGAAACGGGCCAGGGGAGAGGCCAAAGTCGAGGCGAAGGCCGGGCTGGGGAGTCGTTAGGCCCGACCTTCGCTCCTCTTTCTTACCCTGGCCTTCCCTCTCTATTGGTCTATTGGCCAGCGTTGATCTTCCCTTGACAAAGCAATTTTTTTACCGTATACTCGTTCTAGACTTTTCTAAAAAGTAATCATTTACTTCAAATCCTGTGGCCCCGTGCCGCTGGTTCGGGGCCTTTGGTGTCCCCTTCTGGGGCGAATAATCATTCGCTGCGCTTAGCGCAAGCCCAAGGACAGGGAGGTGAGCTAATGGTGAGCAGTCATGTGCTTCTGGTCTCTTTGCCTCTGCAGCAGAAGAGGAGCCGGGGGACTGTTTTGCCTTTTGCTACCTCTGCCTTTTCCGAGGGCTTCGTTGGCCTTTCTCTCTTGCTACTCACTACTCCGTTGCTGGTTGACTCAGGGGTTAGTGGGCCCATTGGGGGGGTGTCGCCGCCTGTTCTGCGCCTGGCGCCTGATAGATGACAAAAGCGCCAGGCGTGTAAGAGCGACCCTCAACCGTGGGCACTGAGACAGCAACCTTCAGTCCCACGGTTTTTTATCGCCTTTTTCCTGGTCAGGCGATGACATCCATCCCGATCCCTGGGTTGCTGAAGCCTTGGAGTGCTGAGACTGAGAAGCCTCGGAAAAACTGGGCCGAGTTCGCTTCCGTCGCCCAAGAGACTCCACTATTTATCTGCTCGCCATGTCTGTCCGCTTATCTGACCCGGAGCTGGCTAACGAACTGGCTGGCTGACCAGCTCGGCTTGAAGGCTGGTATGGCCTTGTCCGTCATACGACTCGTTTTCCAAGGCGGGTGGAGCTGTTCTTTAGGGCAGATGGAGGACTGGTCGAGTGATCGTGGTAGTAGACCCTGGCTGGCAGTATCTTTCCGATCGACCGTTCTGGTTTCTCTCCACGCTAGAGGGCAGCGTGGACCGGACGGGGACAGCCAAGACGATACACACAAGCAAAGGAGGTTTTACTGCATGGCAATGCAGCACCTGCTCCCAACATTATCTACTACACCGACGTTGGCTGATCACCAAGAAGAGCAAAATGCTGTTCTTGTCGAGGAGGTCACGAAGGTCTTTACAAAGTCTCGTCCGTGGCTGCCCTGGCAGAAAGGTAAAGATGCGCGTACGGTGCGAGCGGTGGATCGGGTGAGCTTGCAGGTCAAGCGTCGCGAGATTATCGGTATTCTCGGCTCAAATGGCTCGGGCAAATCAACGCTGATCCGCATTCTATCCACACTGCTCATTCCTGATAGCGGGCGGGTCACGATCTTTGGCTACGACGTCGTGCGGGATGAGGCCATTGTGCGCCGCCTGATCAACCGCGTGAGCGTGGAGGCTTCCTTCTTCAAGAAGCTTTCGCCTATGGAGAACCTGATCTATGCGGCCCGTCTCTACAACCTGCCAGGGCGTCTGGCGCGTGAGCGGATTGTCTCCATCCTGGAACGCCTGGGGATCAGCGCCGCGCGCATTAAGCAGCCGCTGGAAGATATGTCGCGTGGCATGCAGCAGAAAGTCGCTATCGCCCGCGCTTTTCTGACGGCCCCCATACTGCTGCTCTTAGATGAGCCGACGACTGGCCTCGACCCTCGTTCAAAGCTGGATGTGCAGACCTTTGTCCGCGAGCTTCGCGAGGTGCATGATGCCACGATCTTGCTAACAACCCATGATCTGGAGGAGGCTGAGGCTCTCTGCGATCGGGTGGCGATTCTCGATCAGGGCCGTATTGTGGCACTTGGTTCGGTCGACGAGCTGAAGCTGGAAGTGATGCACCAGGTGGGGTTGTCTACCCCTGCGAGCATGCATCAGGTGTTCATGCACTATACAGCCAGTCACCGCATCACGGAAGAGGATATTCGTCGCTATGGCAGCTGGGAAAAAGCTTTTGAGGCATTTGAAGCTATGCGCGAAGAGGAGGAATAGAAAGGGCTTCTATGATGCTTACTCCTTTAATTCATCGAGGACGTGCAACCTACGCTTTCTTTGAGCGCAACTGGAACCTGTCGAAACGCTACTGGGCCTGGGAAATCGTCTGGTTGCTCTACAACATCGTCAACGCTCTCAGCGTGACCTTTATCGGGGCCGCTGCGGAGCAGATTACCGGGGCCAAGGTCAAGTTTGACACCAACTCGCTGCTACTGGTGCTCGTGATCGGTACCTCGGTCTGGTCCTATCTCAGTGTAACCTTCGACGGTGTGACCGACATTATCAATATGGAACGCTGGGAAGGAACCATCGAATATACCTTCATGGCCCCTATCTCACGCTTTACCCATATGGTCGGGAGCTGCCTTTATGCTGTAGCTCATGGACTGCTCTTTACGCTGATACAGCTGCTGGTCATTGCAGCTTTCTTCCATATCGATCTAAGTCATGCGAATTACCTGACGGCGCTCTTCTTACTGTTGCTGGGCAGCATCTCGTTTATTGGCTTTGGCATTGGCGCTGCGATTCTGCCGCTGCTCTACACAGAGAAGGGCATGCAGATGTCATTTATTGTCAAAGCCGTATTGCTGCTCGTATCGGGGGTCTACTACCCTATCTCGGTGTTGCCGGGCTGGATGCAGCCGCTGGCGCGTATTTCGCCCGCTACCTATGTGCTGGAGGGCCTACGTGAAGCGATGATGCATGGCCAGCCTCTCTGGTCGCCTGAAATCTGGAGTTGTACCTGGCCCTTGATCCTGACGGGCCTGATTAGTATACCAGCGAGTGTCTACGCTTTTAGCTTGGCGGAACGCTATGCCAAGCGAACGGGGAAGCTGAAAAGGAATGGCTAAGGCCCAGGCCCCAGGTTCTGGCTGTTCTTGTCAGAGCCAGTGGCCCGGCTGACTTGCCTGTCTGCAGAGAGTCGGGCAGACTGGGGCTGGGCCGTGAGTCCCGTGGTTTCCCCTTCCAGAGGAGGATAACGGATGGCTGTTTACTTGCGCGATCTTTCTGCGCGCGCTCCGACAGCCGCGGATCTGCCGGCTGTCAAAGAACTGTTTGCCATCTGTGCACGGGTTGAAGGGGAGCTGGAGGGTCACGAGGAAGATGGAGATCTCAGTGCAGGCTGGCAGCGGACAGATTTCCAGCTGAGCAGCGACGCATGGTTGATTCTGACACGCCAGGGGTTGGTGGTGGGCTATGGCGCAGTTTGGCCCGTCAACGGCGACGAGGCTGAGACGGCCCACAAGGGCATGGGGGCTTTCTGTGTGCGCGTTCACCCAGCCTATCGGGGAAGAGGCATCGGTACACTTTTACTGCGACTGGTCGAGCAACGGGCCCGCTCCGCCCTGGAGAACGTCGACGACAGGGCACGTGGCGGCGCCTTTCTCACGACGACGGTGGCCTATGGCAACCGATCTGCACGAGCCTTGTTGGAGCGTGAGGGCTATCAGCTGGAGAGGAGCTTTTGGCACATCGTCATTGAGAGTCAGGCGCAGGCGGCCTGGTCTGAGCGCGTGAGCTTGACGCTGAAGCTGGAGCTGGAAGAGGAGGGCGATGCTGCTTCCGCTTCCAAAAGCCCGGCCCGGCTCTTGGCGCCTGCTGGGAGAACGATGGTCCGCCACTACTGCTGCTATGAAAAGCCGCTGGTGCCTGGAGCGCTCTGTCTTGAGAAGAGAGAGGCGGGCGAAGCCTAGCGCTGCCTCTGATTAACAGCGAGGGCCAGCCTCGTTCCCTCCACTCGTCAGGGACGACACCGCACGCCGGAAGTGGGGGCTGAGACTGGCCTGCCTGATTTTTGGGGAAGCAGAGGGGGGGACAGCGTTACTTTCTTTCCGCCTCTCCCGTCCTGATGATAGAGAGCTGTTCGGGGGAACAATTTCATCAGCGAGAGAGAGGATTGTCATTGATGCCACTGCTGGCTCTTTCTCTGAGCAGTGCTTCTGATCATCAAGGATTGCGTCTATTGTTGCTGGTGCTCCTCATCATCGCAGTCATCCTGCTGATCATTGGCGGGGTCATTGCCGTTTGGACCTTACGCAGCTATCGCAAGGCTACAGCGGAGGGCCGCTATGGCCTCTCAGGCGAAGGTGAGGGTCAGATGGCGCGCTTTTAGGGGGAGAGGAAACTGGACAGGGTAGGCTGGCTGCGAGCACTACCCTAACTAAACTAACGATGCGGTGGCTTCACTCATTAAGGAAGAGGAGGCAAAGCAGGCAGGCGGCGAGGAAACTGACCACGTGTGACGACAGGGAGAGATAGGCAGGTAAATTGGCTGGAAATTAAGGGAGCGATATGGTGCGGCGATCGGCCATCCCACTTATTTTGGGAACCTTTCTCTTGCGCGTCAATACAGGTGCTGGGGGCATCGTCCTGGGGTTGTTCCTGGCTCGCCTGGCTATTCATGCAGGCCATCGCATTACGGCGATTCAGGTAGGTCTGCTGGCTGTCGTCTATTATGCTACCGAGCTAACGCTTGCGCCGCTCATGGGAGCCTTGAGCGACCGCTGGGGACGACGTCTTTTCATGATGCTGGGCCCGCTGCTGGGCGTCTTGGTGATGCTACTGGTACCGCTGACGCCGGCGGCCTCGCCGTTGCCTTTCTTGCTGACCTTGCAGGTACTTTCGGGCCTGGCGACGGCCATGATCACGCCGGCAGTTCTGGGCTACTTGGCCGATTTGACCAGGCGCAATGAGCAGGGACGCATGCGTGTCATGGGCTTCTATGAGCTGGCAACCAGTGGAGGGATCGCCGCGGGTGTCGTTGTCGGCGGCTTTGCCTGGGATCGCTTTGGTCCCTGGGCTTTTGCTCTCTTAGCCCTCTTCTATGCCCTGGTGACGCTCTGCATGTTCCTGGCTCCTCGTGTGATCCAGGTCACTGAGCACACTGGCCCGGCGTTGCTGATGAGGCGCTATCTGGCGATCTTACACAAGCCACGTCTCTTTATCTTTATTCCGGCCTGGATCTGCATTAGTGCTCTGCTGGGTATCTGGGTCAGCTCACAGCTGCCTTTCTTACTCTCCCGTCCTGGACGCATGGGCGATCAGCTCCTGATGGGGATCATGAGCGGGCCTGGAGGGGGTGGTCGACTGAGCCTGGTGCTGGGGAGCTATGTCCTCTTCTTCGGTCTCTCGCTGCTCTTCTGGGCCTGTTTTCTGGCCCATCTGCCCCGCCTGGTGATGATGCTCACTTCCGTGGCCGGCCTCTATCTGGGGGTGATGGCCCTCTGGGGCATGAATCACCGCCTCGGAGGTGATCTGGCCCCCGGAATCTGGATTCCCGTGCTGTTACTGGGAATCTTCGCTGAAAGCAGCTTCGCCCCTTCGGCCCTGGCTTACCTGGCCGATCTGACTGAAGAGAGCGCAATGGACCGCGGCCTGCTGATGGGTCTCTATTCTGTCTTCCTTGGTCTGGGCCAGTTGCTAGGCAATGGTCTGGCCGGTCTCTTCGCCCATCATCTCGGCTTTGATGGCCTGATCTGCCTGACGGCCATCCTTGGCCTGGTTGCGCTCCTCTCACTGCTGACGCTCCGCCAGCTTGAACAGCATTACGCAACAAAGGCCAAAGAGGCTGGCAAAGCCTCAGTGACTGAGCGCTCGCGCATCGCTTCTTTTTAGGTAGAGTCCAGGGAGCGGGCTGGGAAACTGGCCAGCGCGCTCACCGCTTGTGCTTTACTCCTCGCGTGGGAAGATATAGAATGTGCTCAAGACCCGGGCCACCGCACGCGGTTCCTGCCTCTCTTGGCTCAGGTGATAGACTGTAGCCTCCAGTACTGCCGTAGTTCGACCCTGATGGATGATTGCGGCCTCTGCCAGCAATTGGCCGTCGTGGCCAGCGCGTACGGCGCGCAGATAGTTAATCTTGGCCTC
The genomic region above belongs to Thermogemmatispora onikobensis and contains:
- a CDS encoding transglutaminase TgpA family protein, coding for MFRLEEGYFSLVLVTIVVYSTIWSVQVAGWVAHLEVLTLTTALGLLLGLLAVRQRWLPPWLVQPLALVLGLLIAYWQTATADFNGSFPLLFTALRAWVAVALAGGTSSDDSIFLFLITALSFWLAYASVWLVYRTRVPLLMILLNGSVLLINLSNVPVGYLIFLFVFLCASLLLLLRFSLFESMRRWRRLGLRCADDLGWDFMQAGLLVSLAVVILSWILPGSYVNADAAQIWDLDSNPWVQVENAWSRLIAVNGGVVPSNRGNFTNSLVLGGNPHLNSDIVFRITSSEGGQYIASLAYDIYDGRGWSTSPTYSISLPKGQQIPPEGAPVHAVTLQITVVDPPGEQQPYLFTPWQAGQLDQPAVVLVSKNTTSIVAVLRKGPKLAAGDHYTVQSYASSADVKTLESVPFPATAPKLPPNYEGPLPTDYYDPVLLQTYLQLPGHLDPNIRILAEQITARAHTMYDKAVALENYFRGYTYSVDVQLPAGDEPVSWLLFRSGHRAFCNYFATAMAVMARELGMPARVVTGYAPGTYDPATHQWIVRGTQAHAWTQVYFAGYGWINFEPSPGFPAFTRPLPNQYTSSDSSSTITPGQGTSPGITTPRRLPLPNDEVGATGSSTQEGGLSWQQSLSYFALSIIFALACLLMLFAIWWRRLFRHLRLTAQIYGRLCLLASWAGLSLRRAETPHEYIQRLSHVAPEQAPLLQRLGDLYVRDLWAPPGSPEHPASSGEMREAPALWRQIEPRLFLYLLRHPYVLARAPVHLVRWLWVHLCHLWRKNRSLDWSAPTALKDL
- a CDS encoding ABC transporter ATP-binding protein; translated protein: MQHLLPTLSTTPTLADHQEEQNAVLVEEVTKVFTKSRPWLPWQKGKDARTVRAVDRVSLQVKRREIIGILGSNGSGKSTLIRILSTLLIPDSGRVTIFGYDVVRDEAIVRRLINRVSVEASFFKKLSPMENLIYAARLYNLPGRLARERIVSILERLGISAARIKQPLEDMSRGMQQKVAIARAFLTAPILLLLDEPTTGLDPRSKLDVQTFVRELREVHDATILLTTHDLEEAEALCDRVAILDQGRIVALGSVDELKLEVMHQVGLSTPASMHQVFMHYTASHRITEEDIRRYGSWEKAFEAFEAMREEEE
- a CDS encoding MFS transporter, with translation MVRRSAIPLILGTFLLRVNTGAGGIVLGLFLARLAIHAGHRITAIQVGLLAVVYYATELTLAPLMGALSDRWGRRLFMMLGPLLGVLVMLLVPLTPAASPLPFLLTLQVLSGLATAMITPAVLGYLADLTRRNEQGRMRVMGFYELATSGGIAAGVVVGGFAWDRFGPWAFALLALFYALVTLCMFLAPRVIQVTEHTGPALLMRRYLAILHKPRLFIFIPAWICISALLGIWVSSQLPFLLSRPGRMGDQLLMGIMSGPGGGGRLSLVLGSYVLFFGLSLLFWACFLAHLPRLVMMLTSVAGLYLGVMALWGMNHRLGGDLAPGIWIPVLLLGIFAESSFAPSALAYLADLTEESAMDRGLLMGLYSVFLGLGQLLGNGLAGLFAHHLGFDGLICLTAILGLVALLSLLTLRQLEQHYATKAKEAGKASVTERSRIASF
- a CDS encoding GNAT family N-acetyltransferase; the protein is MAVYLRDLSARAPTAADLPAVKELFAICARVEGELEGHEEDGDLSAGWQRTDFQLSSDAWLILTRQGLVVGYGAVWPVNGDEAETAHKGMGAFCVRVHPAYRGRGIGTLLLRLVEQRARSALENVDDRARGGAFLTTTVAYGNRSARALLEREGYQLERSFWHIVIESQAQAAWSERVSLTLKLELEEEGDAASASKSPARLLAPAGRTMVRHYCCYEKPLVPGALCLEKREAGEA
- a CDS encoding ABC transporter permease, yielding MMLTPLIHRGRATYAFFERNWNLSKRYWAWEIVWLLYNIVNALSVTFIGAAAEQITGAKVKFDTNSLLLVLVIGTSVWSYLSVTFDGVTDIINMERWEGTIEYTFMAPISRFTHMVGSCLYAVAHGLLFTLIQLLVIAAFFHIDLSHANYLTALFLLLLGSISFIGFGIGAAILPLLYTEKGMQMSFIVKAVLLLVSGVYYPISVLPGWMQPLARISPATYVLEGLREAMMHGQPLWSPEIWSCTWPLILTGLISIPASVYAFSLAERYAKRTGKLKRNG